The Triticum aestivum cultivar Chinese Spring chromosome 7B, IWGSC CS RefSeq v2.1, whole genome shotgun sequence genome window below encodes:
- the LOC123161040 gene encoding uncharacterized protein: MEGLDVYQHYRLNPTDVDAVTYYLPRLIAGQTLHGADKFIHHVDIYSCEPKDLAARIAPVPQAASSGDRFFFTTRKSKNGSKTQSVRTAGGGTWTVNATTAVKHAGVEVGERKNLSFRKKGKSTGWVMEEYKCLLPEAVVADGVKVFCKIHLAQHPPDAARQESAAYKHQAEPQPEAVTASMHAQKRPAIAPAADPHPPRPNKRMRGAVPVPAPAPPSFLTYDEAASAMYGPLARTIFPVQDALDIPASIEGPSASCESTTTSNHSGVASSSDNKQQQAQATEISSQSLVLESVKHYSQQQMIVPEAGSSIARSTSEEVVFEPLEPISDLPDVDADGFDIEELMRMMEDDPIEVEPVTGANTGVELGQQEPLYLDTMDQGMLENMLQSDCPYPMSGSEGRAMHNPAFHDAEKEKRYNAASDLDAPSLQGHDHLFKQPFDPFEAAWKAEEALEKEKRDNLHAGPLGGHNNFFSPASVY; encoded by the coding sequence ATGGAAGGGCTGGACGTGTACCAGCACTACCGCTTGAACCCTACAGATGTGGACGCCGTGACTTACTACCTGCCACGCCTCATCGCCGGCCAGACGCTGCACGGCGCCGATAAATTCATCCACCACGTCGACATCTACAGCTGCGAGCCCAAGGATCTGGCCGCCCGGATTGCGCCCGTGCCGCAGGCCGCCAGCAGCGGCGACCGCTTCTTCTTCACCACGCGCAAGAGCAAGAACGGAAGCAAAACCCAGAGCGTGCGCACCGCCGGCGGCGGCACCTGGACCGTCAACGCTACCACGGCCGTCAAACACGCCGGAGTCGAGGTCGGCGAGAGGAAGAACCTGTCGTTCAGGAAGAAGGGCAAGTCCACCGGTTGGGTCATGGAGGAGTACAAATGCTTGCTGCCAGAGGCCGTCGTCGCCGACGGGGTGAAGGTGTTCTGCAAGATCCACTTGGCTCAGCATCCTCCTGACGCGGCCCGCCAGGAATCAGCCGCGTACAAGCATCAAGCAGAACCGCAACCAGAGGCCGTGACTGCGAGCATGCACGCACAGAAGAGGCCAGCAATAGCTCCCGCCGCCGATCCTCATCCGCCGCGCCCCAACAAGAGGATGCGAGGAGCAGTCCCTGTCCCCGCACCTGCCCCACCGTCGTTCTTGACGTATGATGAGGCAGCGAGTGCAATGTATGGCCCGCTGGCTCGTACCATCTTCCCTGTTCAAGATGCTCTGGATATACCAGCGTCAATCGAAGGTCCTTCAGCATCATGCGAGTCCACTACAACATCCAACCACTCCGGCGTTGCTTCTTCCTCAGATAATAAGCAGCAACAAGCTCAAGCTACTGAGATTTCCTCCCAATCACTTGTGCTGGAGTCTGTCAAGCATTACAGCCAACAACAGATGATTGTTCCTGAGGCTGGCTCAAGCATTGCAAGGAGCACATCAGAAGAGGTTGTCTTTGAGCCGTTGGAGCCTATTTCCGATTTGCCGGATGTGGACGCAGATGGTTTTGACATTGAAGAACTAATGAGAATGATGGAAGACGACCCAATTGAAGTCGAGCCGGTCACTGGAGCCAACACTGGCGTGGAGTTGGGCCAACAGGAACCTCTGTACCTGGATACCATGGACCAAGGCATGCTGGAGAACATGCTGCAGTCCGATTGCCCTTACCCAATGTCGGGATCAGAGGGTCGGGCCATGCACAACCCTGCCTTCCATGATGCTGAAAAGGAGAAGAGGTACAATGCCGCGTCGGACCTTGACGCTCCATCGCTTCAGGGACACGACCACTTGTTCAAACAGCCCTTCGATCCATTTGAAGCAGCATGGAAGGCCGAAGAGGCGCTCGAGAAGGAGAAGAGGGACAATCTTCACGCTGGACCGCTTGGAGGACACAACAACTTCTTCTCGCCTGCAAGTGTCTACTAA